A region from the Salidesulfovibrio onnuriiensis genome encodes:
- a CDS encoding thioredoxin domain-containing protein codes for MQLTNALANEKSPYLLQHAHNPVQWRPWSEQAFELAKLEDKPVLVSIGYSTCHWCHVMERESFENEDIARLLNDTFICIKVDREERPDIDAVYMNVCQLLTGSGGWPLNVVVTPDRQPFFASTYIPPESRFGRLGLTELTNRVSELWRNERKNVQESAESITLALRNMETPAGDSDRINAREITQQACASLAEAFDDTHGGFGQAPKFPSAHSLLFLLGHANRQDDQNAEDMTLQTLRAMRAGGIWDHIGFGFHRYSTDKRWLLPHFEKMLYDQSMLALAYLEAWQQTKSDEFADTARRILGYVLRDMRDAGGAFYMAEDADSEGEEGLFYTWTMSELQDHLSPVETELFCGHYNIKPKGNFHDEATGRLTGRNIPHETPGSNAPAGLASIRKKLYTQRETRIRPHLDDKILTDMNGLMIAALARGGRTLGHGEFTDAALNATNFILEKLHRNGTLRHGYRQGLLRAPGMLDDYAFLIWGLLELHTATDDTAHLETAESIARTMLEEFEDREHGGFFLAPASGETVLVRTKPGHDGAIPCGNSVAVHVLARLGRLLDRADFLRAAQRCVAWASKTLGTAPHSLLHMVAALEDLYPDE; via the coding sequence ATGCAGCTTACCAATGCCCTGGCCAACGAAAAAAGCCCGTACCTGCTCCAACACGCCCACAATCCCGTGCAATGGCGTCCCTGGAGTGAACAGGCCTTCGAGCTGGCGAAACTCGAGGACAAGCCCGTGCTCGTGTCCATCGGTTATTCCACCTGCCACTGGTGCCATGTCATGGAACGCGAAAGCTTTGAGAACGAGGACATTGCGCGGCTGCTCAACGACACCTTCATCTGCATCAAGGTGGACCGCGAGGAGCGCCCGGACATCGACGCGGTCTACATGAACGTCTGCCAGCTGCTCACGGGCTCGGGCGGCTGGCCGCTCAACGTGGTGGTCACCCCGGACAGGCAGCCTTTTTTCGCCTCCACCTACATCCCGCCCGAATCCCGGTTCGGCAGGCTCGGGCTCACCGAACTGACCAACCGCGTCAGCGAGCTATGGCGCAACGAACGGAAAAACGTGCAGGAGTCGGCGGAAAGCATCACCCTGGCCCTACGCAACATGGAAACGCCCGCCGGGGACTCGGACCGGATCAACGCCCGGGAGATCACCCAACAGGCCTGCGCCTCGCTGGCCGAGGCATTCGACGACACGCACGGCGGCTTCGGCCAGGCCCCCAAGTTCCCATCCGCGCACAGCCTGCTGTTCCTGCTCGGCCATGCAAACCGCCAGGACGACCAGAACGCCGAGGACATGACCCTCCAGACCCTGCGGGCCATGCGCGCCGGGGGCATCTGGGATCACATCGGCTTCGGCTTCCACCGCTACTCGACGGACAAGCGCTGGCTCCTGCCCCACTTCGAAAAAATGCTCTACGACCAGTCGATGCTCGCCCTGGCCTACCTGGAGGCCTGGCAACAGACGAAGAGTGACGAGTTCGCGGACACGGCCCGTCGCATCCTCGGCTACGTGCTGCGCGACATGCGTGACGCGGGCGGCGCTTTCTACATGGCCGAGGACGCGGACAGCGAGGGCGAGGAAGGCCTGTTCTACACCTGGACCATGTCCGAGCTGCAGGACCACCTTTCCCCCGTGGAAACCGAGCTCTTCTGCGGCCACTACAACATCAAGCCCAAAGGCAACTTCCACGACGAGGCCACGGGCAGGCTCACGGGCCGCAACATCCCCCATGAAACGCCCGGTTCAAACGCGCCCGCAGGGCTGGCATCCATCCGCAAGAAGCTTTACACGCAGCGGGAAACACGCATCCGGCCGCACCTGGACGACAAGATCCTCACGGACATGAACGGACTCATGATCGCGGCCCTGGCGCGCGGAGGCCGGACACTCGGACACGGCGAATTCACCGACGCGGCCCTCAATGCCACGAATTTCATCCTGGAAAAGCTGCACAGGAACGGCACGCTGCGGCACGGCTACCGCCAAGGGCTGCTTCGCGCGCCCGGCATGCTGGACGACTACGCATTCCTGATCTGGGGGCTGCTGGAGCTGCATACCGCCACGGACGACACGGCGCATCTCGAAACCGCCGAAAGCATTGCCCGGACCATGCTGGAGGAATTCGAGGACAGGGAGCACGGCGGATTCTTCCTGGCTCCCGCCAGCGGCGAAACCGTGCTGGTGCGCACCAAGCCCGGCCATGACGGGGCCATCCCCTGCGGCAATTCCGTGGCCGTGCACGTCCTGGCCCGGCTGGGCCGCTTACTGGACCGGGCGGACTTTCTGCGGGCCGCGCAACGCTGCGTCGCCTGGGCCTCCAAAACCCTGGGCACGGCCCCCCACTCCCTCCTCCACATGGTCGCCGCTCTGGAGGACCTGTATCCGGACGAATAA